The Pleurodeles waltl isolate 20211129_DDA chromosome 6, aPleWal1.hap1.20221129, whole genome shotgun sequence genome has a segment encoding these proteins:
- the LOC138301626 gene encoding olfactory receptor class A-like protein 1 gives MEPYKATKATIYLLTTSFGVVGNIFILLSFAAIAYQERKLAKPEIILSHLAAANLLVYLTRTTPSIFFEYGWKNLFGEASCKVVSTLYRVFRGMSIGLTCLLSCFQCIILSKTLMNMAEKQKIHNSVNPLIAILYFTNVIENIDAIMMATNPYNATNLKFVFNPGFCLIIYPGKVEFEGKGYSSFAFDLIFVILMALASFRILLILYRHRQKMKAIRKTDSNEGGSAETQAAKTVILLVSFYISFYGIDNTIWLAQIVFNEITTVVSDIRVFFTMCYGAVFPVVVSVYNNKIKNHAQTLLRKKSEE, from the coding sequence ATGGAACCGTACAAAGCCACCAAAGCAACCATCTACCTCCTAACAACCAGCTTTGGTGTGGTGGGGAACATTTTTATCCTGTTGTCCTTCGCTGCCATTGCCTACCAAGAACGCAAGCTTGCAAAACCAGAAATCATCCTTTCACATTTGGCAGCTGCAAATCTCCTTGTGTACCTGACCCGTACTACAccctccattttctttgaatatgGCTGGAAGAACCTTTTTGGAGAGGCCAGCTGCAAGGTGGTGTCAACGCTCTACAGGGTTTTCAGGGGAATGTCAATAGGTCTGACATGTCTGCTCAGCTGCTTCCAGTGCATAATCCTCAGCAAAACCCTTATGAACAtggcagagaaacagaaaatacACAACTCCGTTAACCCTTTGATAGCCATTCTGTATTTCACAAATGTGATAGAGAACATAGATGCCATTATGATGGCAACAAATCCGTATAATGCCACCAACCTCAAGTTTGTCTTTAACCCTGGTTTCTGCCTGATAATTTACCCTGGAAAAGTTGAATTTGAAGGAAAGGGTTATTCAAGTTTTGCATTTGATCTCATATTTGTCATTCTTATGGCCCTGGCAAGTTTTCGCATCTTGCTCATCCTGTATAGGCACAGACAGAAAATGAAAGCCATCAGGAAAACAGACTCTAATGAAGGAGGCAGTGCAGAGACTCAAGCGGCAAAGACAGTGATTCTTCTGGTCTCTTTCTACATCTCATTTTATGGCATCGACAATACGATTTGGCTGGCCCAAATTGTGTTCAATGAGATCACCACTGTGGTGTCCGACATCCGCGTCTTCTTCACTATGTGTTATGGAGCTGTGTTTCCTGTAGTTGTCTCTGTGTACAACAACAAAATCAAGAACCATGCCCAAACTCTGTTACGCAAAAAGTCAGAAGAGTAA